The genomic interval CTTGTATTCGGTTTCGTCGAAGCGCTCCTTCTGGACCCGGGTCATGTAGAGGATGTCCAGCTCCGGCATCACCTCTTCCATGGTCTCGTGGACGCTGAACTGAATGCCCTTCTCCTCCAGCTCTTCGCAGAGGTAGTCCGGCATCGCCAGGGCTTCCGGGGAGATGAAGAAGAAGCGGCAGTTGAACAGGCTCAGGGCCTGGGCCAGGGAGTGGACGGTGCGGCCGTACTTGAGGTCACCGACGAAGGCCACGTTGAGGCCGTCCAGCTTGCCTTGGGTTTCGTGGATGGAGAAGAGGTCGAGCAGGGTCTGGGTCGGATGCTGGTTGGAGCCGTCACCGCCGTTGATGACAGGCACCCGGGAGAACTCGGAGGCCAGACGGGCGGCGCCCTCTTTCGGGTGGCGCATCACCACCGCATCGGCATAGGAGCCGATGATCTTGATGGAGTCGGCCAGGGTCTCGCCCTTCTTGGCGCTGGTGTTGCCGCCGTCGGCGAAGCCGATGATGTTGCCGCCGAGGCGCTGTACCGCGGTCTCGAAGGAGAGACGGGTGCGGGTAGAGGCCTCGAAGAAGCAGCTGGCGACCAGCTTGTCTTTCAGCAGGCGGGTGTCGGGTTCGGCCTTCAACCGCTGAGCGGTGGCGACCACCAGTTCCATGTCGGACCGGGTCAGGTCCGAGATGGAGATGACGTGTTTGTTATAGAGTGGATTGGTCATCGTCTGCATTCCCTTTGACATCAATGAAGGTTTTTCTGGCACAAAAAAAAGCCCCTGAAACAGGGGCTCTTTTTAAAAATAACTGGGGATCTGTGGGTCGGAAACCGGAAACAACGGGGCCGCTCTGGTGCGCTCCACCCGTCTGCAAGGCTGCATTTTTCATCAAAAACGGCATCGTCCTGTCCCGACCTTTTTCAAAACCGGACAGATTATAGGGCTGGTTTTTGAATTGTCAAAAATTTATTTCAGAGGCAGGATTTGCCGGTAAAAACGTTTGAGTGTCGCGAACGGGTCGACAAATCCAGACCTGGTGCTCACGCTGCAACGGCAGGCCATCTTCGGCCATGCTGCGCAGATAGCCGAGTCGGTGGTGCCCCTCCAGCAGACAATATGGCTGCGGCAGGGGTTGGCCGTCCGGATAGTGGCCGCCGGGCTCGGGGGCGAGCACTATGATGGGCTCGGACCAGGTGCCCCGGCTCAGCATGTCCTCGCCGAGCCAGGAGCGGCGCACATAGCGGTTGCTGCGCAGCATCTCGCCCCAGCGCTCGATCACCTCCATGTGGCGGGAGCCTATCTGGTTCACGACCTGGGCCGTGTCCCAGGCCTCGTACTCGAATTGGTGGCGGGCGAGGTCGATAAAGCTCCAGTTGGACTCAAAACCGCGCCAATGGCGGTAAATCCATTGCGTCAGCACATTTTGGGGAATGAAGGGCACCAGGGGAGAGACCCGCTCGAGATAGTCTGGCAGGGACTCGGTTTTGCGCTCATCCCGGAAGTTGAGGGGCGCAAGTTGTTGAAGCAGGCGGTAATTGAGCATGAACGACCTCCCTGTGGCTGGTTTCACCCTACCCCCATTTATGCCCCATTCCTACCCCGGCGGGACTGCAAATACAGCAAGTTACCCCGGCTGGTTGCGGGAATTGCCGTGATCTGCTCGTGAATTGTTCGATCGCATCGAAAGTGAGAAAAAAAGCCTTTACCTTTGATCCCGGCTTTGTATAATTCGCCTCGTTTGTTGCAGGGGCGTAGTTCCAATTGGTAGAACAGCGGTCTCCAAAACCGATGGTTGCGGGTTCGAGTCCTGCCGCCCCTGCCATTTTCAGAAAGGCCAGCTCATTGAGCTGGCCTTTCGCATTTCTGTCATCCGCGTTACCCATCCTGGCTGCAGCGGCTGACAACCCTCGCTGATCTGCCTTCCCGCACACCCCTTGAGCCCCGACGGCTCGGCCCTATTGCTCTTCGCTAGTCGCTATTGCCGCTTTTTGCCCTGTTGTTTCTGGCAATCGTGCTGTCGGGTGCCCTGTGCTACACCACATGATGCTGCGCCTCACTGGCGCGGGTGCAAGCAACCGGGCGTTCCGACCGGCAACGGGGAACGCGAAGCGAGAATGAGGAGAGGCATGATGAACAAGGCCGTTGAAACCCGTTTGAACAAGTCCCGCCCCGGTGGCTGGGTGCCACAGGATCAGGCCCACATTCGGCGCTGGATAACGCGACTGAAGCGCTATGTGACGCAGCAATCGGGACCGCTGGCCGCCCCCATCGCCGAGTTGCGGGATCTGGTCAACGCCGATCCCCTGCTGCACGCCCAGGCCAATGCCATGTTCAGGGAGGCCTGGCGCCACGAGCACCTGACCCCGCTCGGCCAGGTCGAGGTAAAGAGCTTCGACGAGTTCCTGGCCTTGCTCAACGGCATCATGACCACGGCCCCCGAGGCCTATCAGGACATCCCCACACACGAACCCTCCGGCCTTATCGGTTTTCCCATCAATGCCCTGCTCGACTGGCCCATGGCGACCCGCTCCGGCTATCACTTCTTCGCCAACGCCCTGGTGAACCAGCAGTTCAAGAAGATCCTCGAGGAGTGGGCGAAGTTTCTGCAAAGCCCGGCCTCGCGCTATGTGTTGACCGAGCCGGTCAGTCAGCTGGACAAGGAGACCCTGATAGTCCCCTGGCTCGGCGAGACGGCCAAGGCCGAGATGGTGCAGGTGGCCCGGGGGGCGCTCGGGGAGGGGCCGGATCCCACGCCCGCCACTTTCGAGCAGATCTTCCAGTGCGATCCGGCGGTCGAATACCATGGCTTTGGCTGCTGGGATGACTTCTTCACCCGCACCTTCCGCCCCGGCGTGCGGCCGGTGTCGGCGCCGGAGGATGACGGCGTCATCGTCAGTGCCTGCGAATCGGCGCCGCTGCAGGTGACGGGGGATGTGAGCCTCAGCGATCGTTTCTGGCTCAAGGGTCAGCCCTATTCCCTGGACAACATGCTCGACTTTGACGATACCGCCCCCCTGTTCGAGGGGGGGACCGTCTATCAGGCCTTCCTCAGCGCCCTGAGCTATCACCGCTGGCACAGCCCGGTGAGTGGCACCATTCGCAAGGTGCGCGTGGTCAACGGGACCTACTACCTGGAGAACCAGTTCGAGGGTTTCCTCGACGCCGACGGCGCCGATCCCAGCGCACCGAACAACTCCCAGCCCTTCCTCACCTCGGTGGCCACCCGGGCGCTGATCTTCATCGAGGCGGACAACCCCAAAATAGGCCTGATGTGCGTGGTGCCGGTGGGGATGGCGGAGGTGTCGAGCTGCGATGTCACTGTGAAGGCGGGGGACAGGGTGAAGAAGGGGGATCAGCTCGGCATGTTCCACTTCGGCGGCTCCACCCACTGCCTGGTGTTTCGTCCCGGGGTCGAGCTGGCCTTTGACTTTCACGGCCAGCGGCCGGGGCTGGAGGCCAGCAACCTGAGGGTCAACACCGCCATTGCCCGGGTGAAATAGGCCTACCCCTGCCCTGAGGATACACAGAGGCCGCCTTCGGGCGGCCTTTTCATGCCGGCGTCATGCCGACGATCGCCCAAGGCGGTGCAGGATTGGTGCCCCATCGGCGGAGGTCGCTGCGCGGTGGCGGCATGCACAGCATCTCCTTCTGTTGATAAAGAAGAAATTACAAGGATTCACTAAAGTCCAGTGGGATTGCCGCCGATATCACCTACCAATATGGGGGTATTCCCGGCCTCCTGTCACCACAAGGATTTGTAGTCATGACACTCTCGTTGCGCGGCAAGCTGCTCGCGACCAGCCTGGGGGTAGTGCTGCTGATGGCTGCCCTGCTCGGCATAGTCGCCTTCCACACCCTCAAATCACGGACCCTGAGCGCCATCCAGAGCGAGGCGGTCAACTATGGTCACGCCTATTCGGTGGCCATCGGCAACTGGATGGCGGATCGCAAGCACGCGGTCGATGCCCTGGCCGCCGTCATTGCCGACAATCCCGAGGCGACCCTGGTGCCGCACCTGCTGCAGACCCGCACCTCCGGCGGCTTCGGCCTCACCTATTTCGGCTCGGCGCAAGGGGCCATGACCCGTCACGATCCCTCCCTCAACACCGCCAACTACGATCCCCGGGTGCGCCCCTGGTATCAGAGCGCCAGCAAGGCGGGCAAGCTGATCGTCACCGCGCCCTACGTCAGCGTGACCATGCAGCAGATGGTGGTGACTCTGGCGGAGCCGGTGAGTCATCAGGGCCAGGTGATCGGGGTGGCGGGGGCGGATCTCTCCCTGGATGCCCTGATCGACGAGGTGCTGGCCATGAAGGTGCAGGGGGAGGGCTACGCCATGCTGCTGGACAGCTCCGGCCTCATCGTCGGCCACCCGCAGAAGGAGCTGGCCCTCAAGCAGGTGGCCGAGCTGGCCCCCGGCCTCACGGGGACGACCCTGGAGGGCTGGAGCCGGGACGGCGAGCTGCACGTCGCCACCATAGCGGGGCGTGAGGTGCTGCTGTCGGTGCAGGGGGTGCCCGGCACCGACTGGCTGCTCGCCATGGTGATGTACAAGGACGTGCTGGAGGCGCCCTTCGCCAGCCTGCTGTGGCAGCTGGTGGGGCTGACCCTGGTGCTGCTGCTGGTGTTCAGCGCCCTGCTCATCGCCATGTTCAACTACTTCTTTGCCGATCTCGGCCGGGTCTCCAAGGCGCTGGCCGACATCGCCCACGGCGAGGGGGATCTCACCGTGCAGATCGCGGCCCACAGCAAGGACGAGGTGGGGCTGCTGGCCCAGAACTTCAACCTGTTCGTGGCCCGGCTGCACGGTATCGTCAGCCGGTTGCGGGACGTCACCGTCGAACTGGCGGCCCAGTCGCGGACCCAGGCGGCGGGGGCAGAGGCTCGCAGCCAGCGGGTGCGCGAGCAGCAGGACGAGATCGTCATGGTGGCGACCGCGGTGACCGAGATGGCGTCCGCCACCCAGGAGATCGCCGGCAACGCCGAGTTTGCCGCCACCACCTCCGGCGATGCGGTCAGGCTGGCCGTGGCCGGTCAGTCCCAGGTCGGCCAGAGCCAGCGCAGCATCAGCGGTCTGGCGGGGGAGGTGGCCGACGCCAGCCAGACCATTCATGAGCTGGATGGCCATGCCCAGAAGATCAGCGGCATCCTGGCCACCATCAGCGGCATCGCCGAGCAGACCAACCTGCTGGCACTGAACGCCGCCATCGAGGCGGCCCGGGCCGGGGAGCAGGGGCGCGGCTTCGCCGTGGTGGCGGACGAGGTGAGAGTGCTGTCGCGCCGCACCCACGACTCCACCGCCGAGATCCAGCAGATGATCGAGGCCCTGCAGCAGACCACGCGCCGCGCCGTGGGGGGCATGGAGACCAGCCGCCAGCTGGCGGGCACCAGCGTGGAGGATGCGGAGGCCGCCAACCAGAGCCTGGCGCGGATCAACGAGGCCATAGGCGCCATCAGCGACATGGCGACCCAGATAGCGGCGGCGGCGGAGGAGCAGACCTCGGTCACCGGCGAGATCAGCCGCAACACCGAGAACATCCGCCATGTCTCCCAGACGCTGGCGTCGCAGGCGAAGGAGGAGGCCGTCCAGGCCGCCGAGCTCAAGTCCCTGACCGAGCGGCTGGAGCAGGAGATAGGCCGCTTCCGGCTCTAGGCAGCGCCCCTGATGTGACAAAGGCGACCCCCGGGTCGCCTTTATTCATGCTGTGTATGGATGATTTTTCGCCATTCACCCGCTGAATAATGCTGGGGCCAGGCCTTGCAACCGGCCAGGCCAGGGGGTCAGAGAGGCTTGATGTAGCTGTAGAACTCGATATCCCGCTGGTAGCCCTGCCCTTCGTAGAGCGCCTGGGCCTGCCGATTGTCGGTGGCGGTGCTCAGCATGATGAAGGCGGCGCCCGTCTCCTGGCCGTGGCGATCGGCCCGCGTCAGCAGCGCCTGGGCTACCCCCTGCTGGCGGGCCGCCGGCGCCACGAACAGATCGTACAGCAGCCAGATGCGCTTCAGGGCGAGGGAGCAGAACAGGGGGTAGAGGTGGGCAAATCCCAGCACCTCTCCCTCTTCGCTCTGGGCCACGAAGAGCACCGACTCCCCGGCGGTGCAGCGCTCCAGCAGGAAGGCCCCGGTGGCCTCGGGCTGGGCAGGCAGCCGGTAAAACGCCCGATATTGCACGAACAGGGGAGTGACCCGGGGAATGTCCTGCGGGGTGGCCTGGAAGATCCTCATGGGGTGTTCCCGGCCGGATCCTGGCTGACCCAGATCAGCTGGTCGGTAGCAAAGCCGAGCCCCCTGGCCCGCTCGACCAGGGCCTGCACCTTCTCCTTGGGCGGATGGGGCGTGCGGGAGAGGATCCAGAGGTACTGGAGGTTGTAGCTGCTCACCAGGGAGAGGTCATAGTCCGTCGCCAGCACGTTGTAGCTGCCGTAGAAGGGGCCGAAGAAGCTCACCTTGAGGCGCCCCTCGTCGCTGTCGCCCACGAAGTAGGCGCGCCCCTCGGCCTCGCGCCATTCCCCCTGTTCGTCCTGCCCCCGGTTGATCACCCTGACGCCCCCATCATCCCGCAGGCTGTAGCTGGCGGTGACCCTGTTCAGGCCGCGCTCGAAGCCGTGATCGAGGCGGGCTACCTCGTACCAGGTGCCCAGGTAGCGGTCGAGCTGGAAGGGCTTGACCACCTGGTGCCCCGGCGGAATGCCGGTGCAGGCGGTGACCAGCAGGGTCAGAACGAGCAGGATCAGTGTGCGCATGTCATCCCTCCACGATACGCAGTTGTCCCGAGCGGAAGCGTGCCGCGTGTTCGCTCGGGGTGTTGCCAAAGAAGCGTTTGTATTCGCGGCTGAACTGGGAGCCGCTCTCGTAGCCTACCTTGTCCGCCGCCACCCCGGCCTTGAGGCCGTCGTGCAGCATCATCAGCCGCGCCCGGTGCAGGCGCAGGGTCTTGATGTACTGCAGGGGCGAGGTGGCGGTGGCCGCCTTGAAGTGGTGGTGGAAGGCCGAGACGCTCATGTTCGCCTCCCGGGCCAGCTCCTCCACCGTCAGGTTCTCGGTAAAGCGCTGCTCCATGATACGCAGCACCCGGGCGATCTGGCTCACCTGACTGTGACGGCTGGCCATGGCCAGCAGGGCGGGGGCCCCCGCCTCGTGCAGGGCGTGGAACAGGATCTCGCGCACTATCTGGGGCCCCAGCACCCGGGCGTGGAGCGGCTTGTCCATCACGTCGATGAGGCGATCCACGGCGCAGAGCATGGTCTCTGAGAGGGGCACCGAAACCACGCCGCGACCCGGCTCCGCCGGGGCGGGGGCGGCGTCCCCCATCTCCAGCAGCAGGGCTTGCAGGGCCGCCACGTCGATCTCCATCGAGAGCCCCACCAGGGGGGATTCGGGAGAGGCGAAGCACTCGCACTCGCAGGGCAGCGGCAGGGTCATCATCAGGTAGTGATCGGGGTCGTAGCGGAAGGTGAAGTCCGAGAGATAGCCCACCTTGTGCCCCTGCAGGATGATGATCATGCGCGGGCGGTAGAGCACCGGGATGCGGTCGTGATGCTCGGTGGTGTAGATGAGGTGCACGCCGGGCACGGGGGCGGCGGTGATCCCCGGGTGTGGCGCCAGGGCGGCGAGCCGGCTGGCGAGGGCGGACTGGTGGGTTGCCGCGACGGACTGATTTGTACTCATTTATCCAGGCTCAGTAGAAATAGGCAAGAAATCGGCAGAAAGCCCCCTTGATGGTAGGTGGTTATAAGAGAAAAATGCAACCCATACCTTACCGACTACGACCATACCGGGAGATCCCATGAACAACTTCATCCTGCACACCCCCACCAAGGTGCTGTTCGGCAAGGGCCAGGTGGCCCAGCTGTGCGGCCAGATCCCGGCCGACGCCCGTGTCCTCATCACCTACGGTGGCGGCAGCGTGGTGCGCAGCGGCCTGCTGGCGCAGATCCGCAGCGAGCTGGCGGGCCTGACCCTGTTCGAGTTCGGCGGCATAGAGCCCAACCCGGCTTACGAGACCCTGATGGGGGCGGTCGAGCTGGCCCGCGCCGAGCGGATCGACTTTCTGCTCGCCGTCGGCGGCGGCTCGGTGCTCGATGGCACCAAGTTCATCGCCGCCGCCGCTCACTACGATCTGGCCAGGGAGCCCTGGCACATCCTCGAGACGGTCGGTGGCGAGGTGGCTTCCGCCATTCCCCTCGGCGCCGTGCTGACCCTGCCGGCCACCGGCTCCGAGATGAACATGGGGGCCGTCATCACCCGCAGGAGCAGCGGCGACAAGCAGCACTTCTTCTCCCCCTTCGTGATGCCGCGCTTCGCCGTGCTGGATCCCGTGCTCACCTACACCCTGCCGGCCCGTCAGGTGGCGAACGGCGTGGTGGATGCCTTCATCCACACCCTGGAGCAGTACCTCACCTACCCGGTCAACGCCAAGGTGCAGGATCGCTTCGCCGAAGGCCTGCTGCTGACCCTGGCTGAAGAGGGCCCCAAGGCGCTGGTGGAGCCGGAAAATTACGACGTGCGCGCCAACATCATGTGGAGTGCCACCATGGCGCTCAACGGCCTGATCGGGGCCGGCGTACCCCAGGACTGGGCCACCCACATGCTGGGCCACGAGCTGACCGCCCTGCACGGCCTGGACCATGCCCAGACCCTGGCGGTGGTGTTGCCGGCACTGCTGCAAGCCAAGCGTGAGCAGAAGCGCGCCAAGCTGCTGCAATACGCCGAGCGGGTCTGGGATCTGCGCAGCGGCAGCGAAGAAGAACGCATCGACAGCGCGATCAAAGCCACCCGCGACTTCTTCGAGCGGATGGGGGTCAAGACCCGGCTGCGGGACTACGGCCTGGCCGACGCCAATATCGATACCCTGCTGGCCAAGCTCGAAGAGCACGGCATGACGGCGCTCGGGGAACACGGCGACATCGGCCTGGTGCAGAGCCGGCATATTTATGAAGCCGCCTGGTAAGAGGCGAGAGACCAGTTCCGGCCTTGTCCGGGGTTGAATCAGGGGGCCCGCCCCCGCCTTGTGGCGGCGGCGCGGCCCCCGAGTCGTTGCAAAACGGTTACTTTTTCCCCTTTCATCTCATCAGATGAGCCAACGGCAGATTTCATAAGAACAAAAAACGCTAAGGTAGAGGCTCGGCAAAACATTTTTTTTGACTGGTTGGATCACTTTTTTCAGCGCATTTTGCTGGTATAAGCCCCTAATTTGGTTTGTTTTTTTTAATCATGGTCCGGGATGGGCTGAATTCTGTACCCGCCCGCTCGGGGTCGTGGTTGTAATAAAACTCCAAAATTTGATACTAATCACCTTCGCGCCTGAAAAGCGGGGGCCTGACCATGACAGGAGGTTGAGGTAAAGCCTGCTGATTTTCATAACAAAGGGCCCGTGACCTGCACTTTGATCATGCCTTGTCCCCTCAGACATGAGAGACTGGGCAATGATTGTTTATTAACCATCAGGGAATAGTCATGCAGATTGGAATACCGAGAGAGAGTCTCGCCGGTGAGACCCGGGTCGCAGCGACCCCGGCCACCGTCGAGCAGCTGAAAAAGCTCGGCTTCGAGGTCGCCATCGAGGCCGGTGCCGGCCAGCTGGCCAGCTTCGATGATGCCGCCTTCGAGGCTGCCGGTGCCAGCGTGGTGCCGAGCGTCTGGCAAGCCGACCTTATCTTCAAGGTCAACGCGCCGACCGATGCCGAGATCGCACAAATTAAGGATGGTGCCACCCTGGTGAGCTTCATCTGGCCTGCCCAGAACCCCGAGCTGGTCAAGAAGCTGTCCGAGCGCAACATCAATGTGATGGCGATGGACATGGTGCCGCGGATCTCCCGTGCCCAGTCCCTCGATGCCCTCTCCTCCATGGCCAACATCGGTGGCTATCGCGCCGTGGTCGAAGCCGCCCACCAGTTCGGTCGCTTCTTCACCGGTCAGATCACCGCCGCCGGCAAGGTTCCG from Aeromonas rivipollensis carries:
- a CDS encoding methyl-accepting chemotaxis protein, translated to MTLSLRGKLLATSLGVVLLMAALLGIVAFHTLKSRTLSAIQSEAVNYGHAYSVAIGNWMADRKHAVDALAAVIADNPEATLVPHLLQTRTSGGFGLTYFGSAQGAMTRHDPSLNTANYDPRVRPWYQSASKAGKLIVTAPYVSVTMQQMVVTLAEPVSHQGQVIGVAGADLSLDALIDEVLAMKVQGEGYAMLLDSSGLIVGHPQKELALKQVAELAPGLTGTTLEGWSRDGELHVATIAGREVLLSVQGVPGTDWLLAMVMYKDVLEAPFASLLWQLVGLTLVLLLVFSALLIAMFNYFFADLGRVSKALADIAHGEGDLTVQIAAHSKDEVGLLAQNFNLFVARLHGIVSRLRDVTVELAAQSRTQAAGAEARSQRVREQQDEIVMVATAVTEMASATQEIAGNAEFAATTSGDAVRLAVAGQSQVGQSQRSISGLAGEVADASQTIHELDGHAQKISGILATISGIAEQTNLLALNAAIEAARAGEQGRGFAVVADEVRVLSRRTHDSTAEIQQMIEALQQTTRRAVGGMETSRQLAGTSVEDAEAANQSLARINEAIGAISDMATQIAAAAEEQTSVTGEISRNTENIRHVSQTLASQAKEEAVQAAELKSLTERLEQEIGRFRL
- a CDS encoding GNAT family N-acetyltransferase; protein product: MRIFQATPQDIPRVTPLFVQYRAFYRLPAQPEATGAFLLERCTAGESVLFVAQSEEGEVLGFAHLYPLFCSLALKRIWLLYDLFVAPAARQQGVAQALLTRADRHGQETGAAFIMLSTATDNRQAQALYEGQGYQRDIEFYSYIKPL
- a CDS encoding AraC family transcriptional regulator; the encoded protein is MSTNQSVAATHQSALASRLAALAPHPGITAAPVPGVHLIYTTEHHDRIPVLYRPRMIIILQGHKVGYLSDFTFRYDPDHYLMMTLPLPCECECFASPESPLVGLSMEIDVAALQALLLEMGDAAPAPAEPGRGVVSVPLSETMLCAVDRLIDVMDKPLHARVLGPQIVREILFHALHEAGAPALLAMASRHSQVSQIARVLRIMEQRFTENLTVEELAREANMSVSAFHHHFKAATATSPLQYIKTLRLHRARLMMLHDGLKAGVAADKVGYESGSQFSREYKRFFGNTPSEHAARFRSGQLRIVEG
- a CDS encoding lipocalin family protein; this encodes MRTLILLVLTLLVTACTGIPPGHQVVKPFQLDRYLGTWYEVARLDHGFERGLNRVTASYSLRDDGGVRVINRGQDEQGEWREAEGRAYFVGDSDEGRLKVSFFGPFYGSYNVLATDYDLSLVSSYNLQYLWILSRTPHPPKEKVQALVERARGLGFATDQLIWVSQDPAGNTP
- a CDS encoding phosphatidylserine decarboxylase family protein, whose protein sequence is MNKAVETRLNKSRPGGWVPQDQAHIRRWITRLKRYVTQQSGPLAAPIAELRDLVNADPLLHAQANAMFREAWRHEHLTPLGQVEVKSFDEFLALLNGIMTTAPEAYQDIPTHEPSGLIGFPINALLDWPMATRSGYHFFANALVNQQFKKILEEWAKFLQSPASRYVLTEPVSQLDKETLIVPWLGETAKAEMVQVARGALGEGPDPTPATFEQIFQCDPAVEYHGFGCWDDFFTRTFRPGVRPVSAPEDDGVIVSACESAPLQVTGDVSLSDRFWLKGQPYSLDNMLDFDDTAPLFEGGTVYQAFLSALSYHRWHSPVSGTIRKVRVVNGTYYLENQFEGFLDADGADPSAPNNSQPFLTSVATRALIFIEADNPKIGLMCVVPVGMAEVSSCDVTVKAGDRVKKGDQLGMFHFGGSTHCLVFRPGVELAFDFHGQRPGLEASNLRVNTAIARVK
- the yqhD gene encoding alcohol dehydrogenase, whose product is MNNFILHTPTKVLFGKGQVAQLCGQIPADARVLITYGGGSVVRSGLLAQIRSELAGLTLFEFGGIEPNPAYETLMGAVELARAERIDFLLAVGGGSVLDGTKFIAAAAHYDLAREPWHILETVGGEVASAIPLGAVLTLPATGSEMNMGAVITRRSSGDKQHFFSPFVMPRFAVLDPVLTYTLPARQVANGVVDAFIHTLEQYLTYPVNAKVQDRFAEGLLLTLAEEGPKALVEPENYDVRANIMWSATMALNGLIGAGVPQDWATHMLGHELTALHGLDHAQTLAVVLPALLQAKREQKRAKLLQYAERVWDLRSGSEEERIDSAIKATRDFFERMGVKTRLRDYGLADANIDTLLAKLEEHGMTALGEHGDIGLVQSRHIYEAAW
- the pyrB gene encoding aspartate carbamoyltransferase; this translates as MTNPLYNKHVISISDLTRSDMELVVATAQRLKAEPDTRLLKDKLVASCFFEASTRTRLSFETAVQRLGGNIIGFADGGNTSAKKGETLADSIKIIGSYADAVVMRHPKEGAARLASEFSRVPVINGGDGSNQHPTQTLLDLFSIHETQGKLDGLNVAFVGDLKYGRTVHSLAQALSLFNCRFFFISPEALAMPDYLCEELEEKGIQFSVHETMEEVMPELDILYMTRVQKERFDETEYKHMAAKFVLELATLEGAKPTMKILHPLPRVDEIEVAVDKTPHAYYFQQAENGVYARQALLALVLNETV